Proteins encoded within one genomic window of Oryza glaberrima chromosome 12, OglaRS2, whole genome shotgun sequence:
- the LOC127757329 gene encoding protein DETOXIFICATION 42-like, producing the protein MAAFQICAQVWLTTSLLADGLAVTSQALLASVFAKKDHYKVAVTTACVLQLAVVLGVGLTAFLAAGMWFGGGVFTSDAAVISTIYKGVPFVTGMQTINTLAFVFDGEWRGMASIRIG; encoded by the exons ATGGCGGCGTTCCAGATCTGCGCCCAGGTCTGGCTCACCACGTcgctcctcgccgacggcctCGCCGTCACCAGCCag GCCTTGCTTGCCAGCGTGTTTGCAAAGAAGGATCACTACAAGGTGGCGGTGACCACCGCCTGCGTGCtgcagctcgccgtcgtcctcggcgtCGGGCTGACGGCCTTCCTTGCCGCCGGCATGtggttcggcggcggcgtttTCACCAGCGACGCCGCTGTCATCAGCACCATCTACAAAGGCGTTCCG TTCGTCACTGGCATGCAGACGATAAACACGCTGGCCTTCGTCTTCGATGGCGAATGGAGGGGAATGGCGTCGATTAGGATAGGATAG